A window of Vulpes lagopus strain Blue_001 chromosome 16, ASM1834538v1, whole genome shotgun sequence genomic DNA:
GTCAATAATACATATCACAGACTATTGAGTGTGGAAAGATCTGTTGGCTGCTTAATTCATGTACTTTCTAGAGGTTCTTGGGACTGTGGTCTCTTTGAATTCAAAAACTCAAAAACAGCAGGTATccgtagatgacttttaagaaacCTTTGAAAAGTGTCACTGtaggttcttttttatattccttttagtTGACAGCAGTTTTGAAATACAATTCTTGGTTTAGTTTCAAAATCATAATACTTCCCCTTCCCCCCAGTAGTAGAGTATAAacacaaatgtttaaaaacaccTGTATAGAATTTGTAAAATAACAGTTGGTCTCCACTggcatttttcattatattttgttcTGATATTTTTGAATTACTGGTCCAGttcttcatgtttgtttgtttgtttttatgatagtcacagagagacagagggagagaggggcagagacacaggcagagggagaagcaggctccatgcaccgagagcccgatgtgagattcgatcccgggtctccaggattgcgccctgggccaaaggcaggcgccaaaccgctgcgccacccagggatccctgtgtttgtgtttctgtttataaacatgtatatatgcatctCAGTGACAGAATGAgtattggatttatttttatttaaaagtgaagtatgaaaaaaaatgatgcatttcTCTGAATAGGATGAAACGAGGAGGAAGAGATAGTGACCATAATTCATCAGAAGAAGGTACTGCAGAGAAATCTAAGAAACTGAGGACTACAAATGAGCATTCTCAGACTTGTGATTGGGGTAATCTCCTTCAGGACATTATTCTCCAAGTATTTAAGTATTTGCCTCTTCTTGACCGGGCTCATGCTTCACAAGTTTGCCGCAACTGGAACCAGGTATTTCACATGCCTGACTTGTGGAGATGTTTTGAATTTGAACTGAATCAACCAGCTACATCTTACTTGAAAGCTACACATCCGGAGCTGATCAAACAGATTATTAAAAGACATTCAAACCATCTGCAATATGTCAGCTTCAAGGTAATACTTTaaatccttcttttaaaaaataaagcatatcgtgttttggctttttttgtgCTAAACCAATATGTTTTCTCACGTCTTTAAAATAGTGCCtttttagggggtgcctgggtggctcagttggttgggcatcagcctttggctcaggtcatgatcccatgatcccatatcaggctccctgctccgtggggagcctgcttcttcctctccctatgtagctctcccagctcctgctcgcttgctctctttctctctttctctctgtcaaataaaaataaaatagtgcctTTTTAGAGAAAGTTCTTAAAGATTGAGAATTACTACATACATTAGAAGATGTCAGaaatgggacccctgggtggcgcagcggtttggcgcctgcctttggcccagggcgcgatcctggagacccgggatcgaatcccacatcaggctcccggtgcatggagcctgcttctccctccgcctgtgtctctgcctctctctctctctctctgtgactatcataaataaataaataaaaaaaaaattaaaaaaaaaaaaaaaaagaagatgtcagaaataattatatttgagCTAAATTACCCCACTGAATTGCAATTAttgataagtttttaaaagaacagaagcaactaataagcataaaatatttacctAAGCTATCAGTCACATTGAATTACTGTAAGTTTAAGGtaaaagaaatatacaataatataaaatgtgGAGATTATGATTGACTAAAACTTAATTGCTATTACTGTTTAATAGGGACTGAATTCTGCTTATTGCTGGCTTTATGACATGGGGTCttcaaagaaaaaggagacacagaaatatgtaaaatatctagatgaatatattttaaatttttttaaatttttatttatttatttatgatagtcacagagagagagagagaggcagagacacaggcagagagagaagcaggctccatgcaccgggagcccaatgtgggactcgatcccgggtctccaggatcgcgccctgggccaaaggcaggcgccaaaccgctgcgccacccagggatcccctagatgaatatattttagaaataggaaaaggTATGTGGAAGAATGCCAAAGAgaactgtttgtttcttttcattgccaGAAGGGACATATTAGAATTCATTCAGTGGTGAGAGAAATGAAGTGGGAGTGGCTTTTTGAGCTGTCTAGAATAGTTTAATATTCTAATAGAATAATGTCACAGTGGTTTATAGGAGTACAAAGgcttacagtatttttttttgaggatgaaTAATGGAATGTAGACGTGTTTACTAAACCTTTTAACATACCTGACAGTTGTTGAAAACTAACACATGGAATATCTGATTACCCATAGGTAGCAGTTATTAATAGGTCAGATTAAACCTAGATAAAGCAATGGTTCTTAACCCACAGTTCTTTGCCAAAACTAGTCTTGACTGCTCTCAAGAGTGTTATTCCTTCTTAGATGAAGATTACCTGCTTATTCTTCCATTTGTGTCTGAAGAAGAGAGCTGGTAATGGGAATGGTTGAGTGCATTATGGCCATTTTCccagaaaaatgcacaaaggTACTTAGGCCACTGAGAGTAGATTACTAGGTTAGCAAATAAGAATAGAGGATGGCTATAAgttgaatttcaattttaattttagagcaTCAACAAATAACTTTTAGTATAAATATGCCCATTCATTATTTGGGACATAATACTTATTTAAATGGATGTCTTGTATATCATCTGGCAACCCTAACTGAGGGTAGGAGTGAGGGAATGGTGAGAGAAACAAATCCAGGAACTCATCAAGTGTTGTCTATCTCCTCATATCCCCATGAAGAAACTTCAAGAGCCTTCCTTTGGTTTTAGACATCTTTGAGTTGTCTTAAGAGTATTCTAATGGTAAATCTGAGAAAAAGAGGAGCATAATACTTTCATCTTAAAGGTCTAAAGACCAATTCCATCCAGGGCATTGGCTGGGTCAGTGTTTTAGTCTTTTAGCCATGTGATCCAATTCAGCTGTTTCCAACTTATATAACCCTCACAAAACCATTTGTCTTAtaagtttaaacatttttgttagggattttttatttccctcaggAAATTATTTCTGATTTACAAAAAGAACCATAGCATAAGATTCTCCTGAGTTGTCCTGAGTATATTTGTGTTCAGTTTATCACTAACTAGGCCAAACAGGCTTTTAGTCCATTATGAGTAtacatcagtggttctcaaactttatgtGCATCATAAAGACCTGGAGTGCTTGTTGAGACAAAAATTGCTGTGGCCACCCCTAAAGTTTCTGATTGTGATGATCTGGGTTGGGcatgagaatttgcatttctaattggTTCCCAGGTGATGTTAATGCTGCTGGTCTAGGGAGCACACATTAGGAACCACTTGTATAGAAATACTTAGCCAAAGGAAAGTATTATAAACAGCTCTGAAACAGTCCATCAGTTTTACAACCAGCTCTTTAGAACATTTTTGGGTTAAGGTAATGTACATCagtctgaaaattaaaataatactactTTTAAGATGCTTTTAGCCCAAGGAACAACTTTATTTTTGATAGAAGAGCTCCATCTCATCCTACAGGAGTTTTTGGCCATATTACTCTTCCCCCAGGAAATGTTTATGCACAAGAGTGTGTGGGAGCAACTACTCATTTGGTTCATATTTTCATTCTTGACTGGTTGGATGTCCTCCTTTTTACTTCACATTCATCTTTCTGTTAATATCATTAATGATGAATCCCAGATTGTGATTAATTTGAACATTCTGAATAATAATACTCATCCACTTTCTGGTGCCTTGACACCTGTGTACGATAGACACTGTATTTGCATGTAGAATCAGATCCACtaccaaatatataattatttttcaaagattataaATTCATGTGATCCTTTAGATTGCATATTATAtagtcattttttaataaatcagcTTAAAAACCAAGTCCTTTCAACATTAAGTGTATATTgtataataacaaaattaagtcTTGACAATTGAACTTAAAACTTTCAGGGAGATTCAGAAAAGGCTGACGTTGTATGTGAGTTTGTatgattgaaagaataaattgtcTTTGTAACATAATAAACTAATaactttcttttgtaaaattaatattacacaGAGTAAATGTAATTACAAGTATATGTATGGCTCTGTCATGTGTTCTTTCCTTAGGTGGACAGCAGCAAAGAATCAGCTGAAGCAGCTTGTGATATATTATCACAACTGGTAAATTGCTCTTTAAAAACGCTTGGACTTATTTCAACGGCTCGGCCAAGCTTTATGGATTTACCAAAGGTATCTGCTGGTTTTGTGTTATTGGTGGTTACTGAGAAATTGAATGAAACCTTACCTATTTCTTGTAGTGACAGTGGGAATGTAAGAAAAATAGTATGCGTGATGGAAATCTATTTACTATTTAGAATGTTAGgcaataggatttttaaaaaagcttttcgTTTTTCTGATCACCTTGGGCTTCTTCATGGGAAAAGTTAAAGAGTGAATGAATTTGCAGAGGATCCGGCAGGATATACTAAAAGAGCCTAAGTAAAATGGAGAAACAAGCATATTAGAAGAAAGATATATAGCAGCCCCTTCTTTGGACTTTCAGAGCAGATTGGTGAAATTATAATCAAAGAAAAGTAGACAGTGCCAGTAGTGAGAACAGGTATAGCTTACTTATAAAATCTTCTGGTAAATGTGTAAAGATTTATTCTTGGGCAAAGTTAGTGCAGCTTGGattaattaatagattttatttaaagaaaattgtttttggTGAAGAGTAAactatttatattcatatatatgttcTAACATAATCCTGCATGTAATTAGATGTCTCTAATAACTTGTctcttaaaatggaaaaacaagtgcacttttaaaaatttatttatttcaggatgcctgcctgggtggctcagcagttaaagcatctgccttcagttcagggtgtgatcctggagtcctgggatcaagtgccacatcaggctccctgcatggagcctgcttctccctctgcctgtgtctctgcctctctctctctctttctgtctcatgaataaataaaaaaagcttaaaaaatacagaataagtaaataaaaatgtatttcatttagagagagagcatgtgagattgggaaggaagggctgggagaggagaggagagggagagaatcttaagcagactccccaccaagctcGAATCCCAATATGgaactcaatctcacaaccccgagatcatgacctgagcccaaatcaagagtcagaggaccaactgactgagccagccaggtgccccaagtatgcTTTTTAAGAAAGCAATTGATAAAGGCTCCTTGAGTATATTAGCTAATACTGGGTAGGTTAGCATCCAACaataatttgaaagtatttttttcagagGAAGCTGCAAACTAAAACATAGATACCCCTTTAACACACCTCATAGTTTAATTTACTAGAATGATTGAGGAAAAAATACTGCTAAATTGAGTGTGTGCTATAACCCAGGTGGTAATGGAATTGAGTATCAGTAACAAATGTATCACTAGTTGATTACAAAGTCttaattgtttttggttttggtttgggttttggttttttttgagagagaggagagagtgcaAGTGTGAATGGCTGGGGCTGggcatggggcgggggggtgggcagagggagatgagagagagaatcccaatcaGGTCCATGCCTACCACTGAGCCTGatagggggcttgatctcaaaactttcagatcatgacctgagccaaaaccaagagttggatgctcagccagttgagccacccagacaccccttaactgatttttttaaaaaaggttcttTGCATACATTTGAGATAGTGTTTTTCTCATGTAAGTTAAGGGAGATGGGTAAGATACTCTTTAAACATTATAAGGTTCTAAGTATGTAAGTCAGAGCACTGTGGCTCTCAACATGCATGAAAATCATGTAAGAAACTTTGAGATTTTGGATTACTTCCCCTATACCAAATTTCCTCCTATGAGCAGTCCAGGAGATTCTGATTAAGTCTGATTTACATAGTATGGTAGCACCTTGTTCAAGCTTCATACAGGAAATATGTTCTGAATTGATTTTCTGTGTGCATATTATAGTTAATAGTTTCCAtagtgtgcatatatatatacacatatgtataatatagtgTGAAACATACCATATTAAAAGGTATgctaaatttacttttttcttattactcAGCAGGGTCACTATATATGTCTGGTACTGGTACTATACTTATATGTAGTAGTTTTTTCTTTGGGAACTATGGTGCATCTAGTAGGATGCTTCCTTCCTTATTAAATGGGTCTaagttgcttatattgtctccccACCCTCCTGATTTTGACTCTTGTAGAAGATTGAAATAGGGTGTTGCTCTATGTTGGAAATCCTGGGAAAATTGAAGAGAACATGTAAGAagtgtatttgacagagagaaatcTGAGGGAAATGGAAAAACTCAGTGATACAGTCATGGATATACTAATAACATGTAACTGTACAAGATAGAATTCAGTTTGACATGAAAATATTAGGAGAAAGATACTAACATTTAAAATAGGTCAAAATTTAGTTAACCAGTTATTTaattttaggggaaaagaaaattaggGAATGTGACCACAAAAGTGATGTTTCATTGTACTTTCTTGGCTGTTAGCCTGCCTTCATTCCTTTTAACTGCTGTAGTGAATTTATAAAGCTAAATGGAGCGTGAGATTGGTTATATAGAGGAAGGTGTTGGAGCATATGTTGACCTCTCTTTCTTATTCCTGGATTCTTTGTCTGTTGGTTTTAGCTGATTCCAAGTTATATATTCTGACCATGCTTTTAATCCCTGCTTTCCTGTGGGGGGTTCCTTTAGGTCAGATTCTGTGTCCAAAagataattacatatatataataaatggaataataataattggtacatttatggaaaaatacattagaataaaatggcttaaaaatattgtagataatttaacatatttaaaggagttttaaacttgaaattttatttaggtACGATTTTCCTTACTTACATTTTCTGTGAGTTTTTATATTCCAAATGAGTCTTTCCTagcttctgaatttttatttcaatttttagtgATTATGctaataattattactattttaatggTTATTACTTGTCCAAAAAAGAATGCAGTTATAAAACACTGGAGTAGGGTTTCCAGATTAGGTGGTATGAAATATGAGAGGTATTCTCATTCTGGATTTGGTAATTCGTCTTTTTATTTACCAGTGATTGTTGTGATTTAGAGATACTCACCCTGAGGCCTGAAATCCCTTCTTTCTCCTACAGGTAAAAAGATTTTCCTCAAAGATAGCAAACAGTCACCTCTCTTTTTTACCATATCCCCAACAACAGGGTGAAAGGATGCTACCCCTAAAACAGTTATGAAATATATCATTAAGGTTCAGCTGAACTATATGTGAATTAAATGAATATACCTAATTCTCATTTGTGAAAATTGcagctgttttaatttttttgcttttcagtctCACTTTATTTCTGCCCTGACGGTAGTGTTTGTAAACTCCAAATCCTTGTCCTCGCTTAAGATAGATGATACCCCAGTAGATGATCCATCCCTCAAAGTACTAGTAGCCAACAACAGCGATACACTCAAGCTGCTGAAAATGAGCAGCTGTCCTCACGTCTCTCCAGCAGGTATGTTTTGCTTTCTGCCAGATAACTTGTTAGTAAAATGTattgatgtatttattaaattaaaaactgtaaTGATTAACCTTGCAGATGGGTTAGATTAATATGATTACTTCATCTTTTTtgcataaacatatttttaatgtcataatAACATAAATTCTGTAGCATTCCTAGCCTAGACATTTACTTTCAACTTATTTTCTACGCTTACTTGGCAACTTGTGTCCAACCTGTGcgagaaaatggataaattaaaaaaaaaaagtattgtctGAGGTGCCCCATCAGGTAAGATGGAATTTTCTCTAATTGTAGTTGAGCCAGCAGGGTTGGTTTTGAATCAGAGtgatttcttaattgtttttcttctcattgTGTAGTGGGTGGAGAGTTGTGCTGTAGTTGCCACTTTTCATTTTGCAAGATAACCCTTTTCCTAAGTTGAATTTTGGAGTCGAGAGCCCATTGAATGGGGAATAGCATTGTGAAAGCCCCCTCCAAATTCTCTTGTATAGAATTTTCTGAGCATTACTACATTATTCAGTTTGAGATCATTTAAATTCCAAATGGTTCATATTGTAAAATGAGTATAAACTGTACTTGGTATTACTACTCTCTGACGCTTTACTTCTGACACATCTTCTTGCTACTGAAGTTCCTCCCAGGCTGTTATTTGGGTAACCTGTTTTTAAGACACAATGTTAAATCCTTGATCCCTTTACAGAATACTTCCCACCATCTTGCCATAACTAAAGCCTAGCCTTCTgccaagaaaattatttcttcttggaGATTACTTATTTGTTGTCCATGTGTTGTACATGAAGGGTCTTGGTGTTGGGAATGGTTAGGTCTATTGCAGTATTTCCCTAACTGCCTCTGCCACTTCTAGATTATTACTGAAAGTGataatctaaataaaatagaacttaaCAATGGACTTTTGGCAGTTACTTCAATACGACCTTGGTCATAGTTTCTATCTACTGTATAGGTTTGCTGTGAGAGCGAGGTCCACGTTTCATAGCTTTGTATAGTATACAAGGTCCTTTGTATCTTGACCTCCACCTATCTTTTTAATCTTGTTTGCCACTCATTCATTGTGTGGCTTTTACTGAGTCCTACATAACTATGGTTCTTTGAATCTGTGCATGTGGTTAGTACACTGTACTTCATGGAATACCATTTTTCCCTCTACTTCTTAATCTAGCTAACTCCAGGTCAGCCTTCAGAATTCATCTCAGATGGTCTGATTTTTGTCcttatttcctcctctttggTTTAAATTTTAGTGTGTTGTTTCCATAGCACTCTGAACGTGACTTTTAACACGTCAACAAACTATAGGGAGAGCCTTTTGGTCTATGGTTTCTCTGTGAGAATgtgagtttgtttttctctttatcttggtACATCTCctgttcatttacttttattaaatatacacATCAATTTTAATAGTAGGTATAAACTTGGGTGGTTTTATCTAATGGCTTTTGGACCAAGTTGttcaggaagggaagggaaatgaaagagaatacttgcaatacttttaaatttaagagtATAACCATAGAggatttcaatttaaaatttaacatatttgcatattttctatatatattttgcatattggGACTCTTCTTTCTCTAAGCTGAAATTAAgggctattttctttctttactgcaTTATTTTATCagactttttttcccatttcatatagTCCTTTATAACTGTGTACTTGGTTGATTTCTAGCACCATTCAACACTAGTGACTtgcttatccctcttcctctgttcctccccaccccaccccacccatgctcatgttctctccttGCTCagaagaagcctgatgcaggccttagtctcacgaccctgagattgtgacctgagccgaaaccagaagttggacgcttaaccgactgagcaacccaggcgcccctgtgcaGTACCCTCTTAAATTGATTTCTTAACTTGCAGCCTGCCCTTTTCTAATGTGATTTCCATGCTACAGGCAgagtaatctttctaaaatacaagtctgatttttttctctagttttctttaaaacttttcacTATGCTTTTTAGATAAGATCCCAACTCCTTACTGGGGCTGACAAAGTCCCATATAATGTAGCCCTTGCCTGTCTGTGGGCTTCATCCATTAAGATGCTACCTTACTTGCATTACTGTCTGTTGAGCTCCCTTCAGTTCTTAGAAGGCTTGTGTTTTCTTCCATGCCTGGGTGTTTGTTCACATAGGAAATACTAttcacttttcttctccctcaccttTTGCCCTAACGTGGTCCTTCTAATTCTTTTTGTCTCACTGTATTGGTTCTAGAAAACCTTCCTTAATTCCCTTGTTATGACTCTGAGAgcaattttgtttcattatctgCTGCCTTCTATTAGGATAAGGATGTCTTGTTTATGTTGTATTTTACCGTCCTAGCACCAGTGCTTGacattaaaatgttcattaagCTATCAGCCAAACTAATCAACATTTAATTACTTAGTATTCTATATTGTTGATAAGCCAACATTTgccttataattctttttaaaaggctggatactctttttttctatatttttgctgatttaaaaaatgaactattttggCATAGCAGTTTGCTTCCAATAATTTCTTCCATAGGACAGATGATTAAGTGGAA
This region includes:
- the FBXL3 gene encoding F-box/LRR-repeat protein 3 isoform X2 — translated: MKRGGRDSDHNSSEEGTAEKSKKLRTTNEHSQTCDWGNLLQDIILQVFKYLPLLDRAHASQVCRNWNQVFHMPDLWRCFEFELNQPATSYLKATHPELIKQIIKRHSNHLQYVSFKVDSSKESAEAACDILSQLVNCSLKTLGLISTARPSFMDLPKSHFISALTVVFVNSKSLSSLKIDDTPVDDPSLKVLVANNSDTLKLLKMSSCPHVSPAGILCVADQCHGLRELALNYHLLSDELLLALSSEKHVRLEHLRIDVVSENPGQTHFHTIQKSSWDAFIRHSPKVNLVMYFFLYEEEFDPFFRYEIPATHLYFGRSVSKDVLGRVGMTCPRLVELVVCANGLRPLDEELIRIAERCKNLSAIGLGECEVSCSAFVEFVKMCGGRLSQLSIMEEVLIPDQKYSLEQIHWEVSKHLGRVWFPDMMPTW